One genomic region from Oligoflexus sp. encodes:
- a CDS encoding response regulator yields MLSPIHIGLTAILVVMTWMDVFAQAPALDLRYTRTHQEPISLDTRWEFFWDRIVQPGENPSPTGLVPIGGNWLVLSRQHLQETLPGTGLASYRLRLTGLTPREQGYEVRIPEAASALKVYVYEESRPQRAVIRSMGVVGRDAASTIPHIQSMIVPFQPEAVDETWVILIQLANFHYARGGVRETPEIGPTPRLQQQWSLEHDSYLLASGALLLVGIYNFMIYTRRRKDKASLLLAIYCLLLSIRSFIAGDGYQLMQSHPAEWVFAFKYKLEYLTIVIPPVIFAMFLLRFFPTLEVWPVLPYLQGLSLLGCAVVLFTETKLYTTWLMVFQLSIIPCFIFNCWFIVKATLRNLDGAWILLIGSILLGVSVLYDIAVTQHIVSKPYTVQYGVLVFIVALSQAVARRFASTFDRVEHLSENLQAEVDQQTQRLQMQKNMLEEQQTQLISAHQELQQLDEQKTRFFSNISHELRTPLTLILGGLKSARQNEHVAENLDQAFRHGQRLYRLVNQLLDFQKLTMAHGHLRLQRIDVRHFVEESAQYFSEICRQKGITLKLDWVGAGEGPVEILGHIDSLEKILFNFLSNALKFTPQDGEITVTLSLLNRHVRITVTDTGCGIPKADQGRLFRLFSQIEGQHQEGKEGTGLGLALVKELTSKMNGRVGVFSEVGQGASFWVEFPGLTSQAPIVDLLYVDDDAPSRALVEQFFKSHSLLRSVKTVATPAEAHALLNEFAIRAVICSAEFENDAAHSLFQQAQSCQEDCWLALISSQPIMPAHRSSMLDASHIKAMYHKPLEEAMLRAWVEGVTEVRHHQDPVLDLVYVEDDRDESDFFRLALEQLSSRTRYRIVATSEEAREVLDNHRVKVLLSDVVLGDEKGTDLLKFAAEHYPETFRVMITGQASADVLEQGINEAHVHYVIYKPCNIYDEIQALQGFMNRSPIPDIRPAETKGFVPRDWHFADVDEPAPSQDIDAIAPRTPPAEAVHLLVVDDVADMRRLIGNTLASAGYHTVLVESGAKALELIFKRQQRFDLIISDWMMPGMTGPEFIQTLHQHEEFASIPTILLTAKSDEQSRALATRVGANAYINKPFDDLELIATVDNLLDLKKRERKIEELNRYIAQNVLQRFLPPQLVRDIVEGRSTLDEQAKQMDVTVLFADLCNFTRATEQLSPQSIANILNTFFVRMSAIIFEHGGTVDKFIGDGIMIIFGAPTPMRVQDQVDRAHRCAKAMQTALAELNEEWQRAEHYTFHMRIGMHCGPAIVGSFGGPQRADYTAVGHTVNLASRVETMADADDIVMTEAVTAWLPEGAWESIGTFKVKGLDLELPLFRVKKSSIGQVA; encoded by the coding sequence GTGCTGTCCCCAATTCACATTGGATTAACCGCAATCCTTGTCGTCATGACCTGGATGGATGTCTTTGCGCAGGCGCCTGCGCTCGATCTGCGCTATACCCGCACGCATCAGGAACCTATCAGCCTTGATACGCGCTGGGAATTTTTCTGGGACCGTATCGTGCAGCCCGGCGAGAACCCAAGCCCTACCGGGCTTGTACCCATCGGCGGCAATTGGCTGGTGCTCAGTCGCCAGCATCTTCAGGAGACTTTGCCCGGTACGGGTCTCGCCAGCTATCGCCTCAGGCTGACAGGTCTGACACCGCGTGAGCAGGGCTATGAAGTGCGCATCCCCGAGGCGGCGAGTGCGCTGAAGGTCTATGTCTACGAGGAATCCCGTCCGCAGCGCGCGGTGATTCGCAGCATGGGTGTTGTAGGCAGGGACGCGGCGAGCACCATTCCTCACATTCAAAGCATGATCGTGCCGTTTCAACCGGAAGCGGTCGATGAAACCTGGGTGATACTGATTCAGCTGGCCAATTTCCATTATGCGCGTGGGGGTGTCAGGGAAACGCCGGAAATAGGTCCGACTCCTCGTCTGCAGCAGCAGTGGTCCCTGGAGCATGACAGCTATCTTTTGGCGTCGGGGGCTCTGCTCCTGGTCGGTATTTATAATTTCATGATTTATACAAGGCGACGGAAGGACAAGGCCAGCCTTCTTTTGGCGATCTACTGCCTGCTTCTCAGCATCCGTTCCTTCATAGCCGGCGATGGTTATCAGCTGATGCAGAGTCATCCGGCGGAATGGGTCTTTGCGTTCAAATATAAGCTTGAGTATCTCACGATCGTCATACCGCCGGTGATCTTCGCCATGTTCCTTCTGCGCTTTTTTCCGACCCTGGAGGTGTGGCCCGTCCTTCCCTATCTGCAGGGTCTCAGTCTTTTGGGTTGTGCGGTTGTGCTATTCACAGAGACGAAGCTCTATACGACCTGGCTCATGGTCTTTCAGCTTTCGATCATACCCTGCTTTATCTTCAACTGCTGGTTCATCGTCAAGGCCACCCTGCGTAATCTGGATGGAGCTTGGATACTTTTGATCGGCAGTATCCTTCTTGGGGTCTCGGTGCTTTATGATATTGCCGTCACCCAGCACATCGTCAGCAAGCCTTATACTGTTCAATACGGTGTGCTGGTTTTCATCGTGGCTCTGAGCCAGGCCGTGGCGCGACGCTTTGCCTCGACCTTTGATCGCGTCGAGCATCTTTCCGAGAACCTTCAGGCCGAAGTGGATCAGCAGACCCAAAGACTCCAGATGCAAAAAAATATGCTGGAAGAGCAGCAGACCCAGCTCATCAGCGCGCATCAGGAACTGCAGCAGCTCGATGAACAGAAGACGCGCTTTTTCAGCAATATCTCGCATGAACTCCGGACGCCTCTGACGCTGATTCTAGGTGGCCTCAAGTCCGCGCGACAGAACGAGCATGTTGCAGAGAACCTGGACCAGGCCTTCCGCCACGGTCAGAGGCTCTATCGCCTTGTCAACCAGCTCCTTGATTTTCAAAAACTGACCATGGCGCATGGGCATCTTCGCTTGCAGCGGATTGATGTGCGGCACTTCGTTGAGGAATCCGCCCAGTATTTCAGCGAGATCTGCCGGCAGAAGGGCATCACTCTGAAGCTGGATTGGGTCGGGGCGGGCGAAGGGCCGGTGGAAATTCTGGGGCATATCGATTCACTGGAAAAAATTCTCTTCAATTTCCTGTCGAATGCTCTGAAATTCACGCCTCAGGATGGTGAAATCACCGTCACGCTCAGTCTTTTGAATCGCCATGTCCGCATCACCGTCACGGATACCGGCTGCGGCATTCCCAAGGCCGATCAGGGCCGCCTTTTCCGGCTTTTCTCACAGATTGAAGGCCAGCATCAGGAAGGCAAGGAAGGCACAGGTTTGGGGTTGGCCCTGGTCAAGGAATTGACGAGCAAGATGAATGGCCGCGTCGGGGTTTTCAGTGAAGTCGGGCAGGGCGCCAGTTTCTGGGTTGAATTCCCCGGTTTGACCTCGCAGGCCCCCATTGTCGATCTTCTTTATGTGGATGATGATGCGCCGAGCCGCGCGCTGGTGGAACAGTTCTTCAAATCCCACAGCCTGCTGCGCTCTGTGAAAACCGTGGCCACGCCTGCCGAGGCTCACGCGCTGCTGAATGAATTCGCGATTCGCGCGGTGATCTGCAGCGCGGAATTTGAAAACGATGCGGCCCATAGCCTTTTCCAGCAGGCTCAAAGCTGTCAGGAAGACTGTTGGCTGGCGTTGATTTCCTCCCAACCCATCATGCCGGCCCATCGCTCGTCCATGCTTGATGCCAGCCATATCAAAGCCATGTATCATAAGCCTTTGGAAGAGGCCATGCTGCGCGCCTGGGTGGAAGGCGTTACCGAGGTGCGGCATCATCAGGATCCTGTACTCGACCTCGTTTATGTCGAGGACGATCGTGATGAAAGCGATTTCTTCCGCCTGGCTTTGGAGCAGCTGTCCAGTCGCACCCGTTATCGTATCGTGGCCACGAGCGAGGAGGCGCGCGAGGTTTTGGATAACCATCGCGTCAAGGTTCTCCTTTCCGATGTGGTCCTGGGTGATGAAAAGGGCACCGACCTTTTAAAATTCGCAGCCGAGCACTATCCGGAAACCTTCCGGGTGATGATCACCGGCCAGGCCTCGGCTGATGTTTTGGAACAGGGCATTAATGAAGCGCATGTTCATTATGTGATCTATAAACCCTGCAATATCTATGACGAGATTCAGGCCCTGCAGGGCTTTATGAACCGCAGTCCCATTCCCGATATCAGGCCGGCCGAAACCAAGGGCTTTGTGCCGCGCGACTGGCATTTTGCGGATGTGGATGAACCCGCTCCTTCGCAAGATATAGATGCCATAGCCCCGCGCACGCCACCGGCGGAAGCCGTCCATCTTCTGGTGGTCGATGACGTGGCCGACATGCGGCGACTGATCGGCAATACGCTGGCTTCCGCCGGCTATCATACTGTGCTGGTGGAAAGCGGGGCCAAGGCCTTGGAGCTTATCTTCAAAAGGCAGCAGCGCTTTGACCTGATCATCAGCGACTGGATGATGCCGGGCATGACCGGCCCTGAATTCATTCAAACCCTGCATCAGCACGAGGAATTCGCCTCGATCCCGACCATACTCCTGACCGCCAAGAGCGATGAGCAGAGCCGGGCCTTGGCCACCCGCGTGGGCGCCAATGCCTATATCAATAAACCCTTCGATGACCTGGAATTGATCGCGACCGTCGACAACCTTTTGGATCTGAAAAAGCGCGAGCGCAAGATCGAAGAACTGAATCGCTACATTGCGCAGAACGTCCTGCAAAGATTTTTGCCGCCTCAGCTGGTGCGCGACATCGTCGAGGGCCGCTCCACTTTGGATGAGCAGGCCAAGCAGATGGACGTGACCGTGCTTTTCGCTGACCTCTGCAACTTCACCCGAGCAACCGAGCAGCTGTCGCCTCAGTCCATTGCCAATATTCTGAATACCTTCTTCGTACGCATGAGCGCAATCATCTTTGAACATGGTGGCACCGTGGATAAATTTATCGGCGATGGCATCATGATCATCTTCGGAGCGCCCACGCCCATGCGCGTTCAGGACCAGGTGGACCGTGCCCATCGCTGCGCAAAGGCCATGCAGACAGCACTGGCCGAGCTTAACGAAGAATGGCAGCGGGCCGAGCATTACACCTTTCACATGCGCATCGGCATGCACTGTGGGCCTGCCATCGTCGGCAGTTTTGGAGGTCCCCAGCGGGCAGATTACACGGCCGTTGGTCATACCGTGAATCTTGCGTCCCGCGTGGAAACCATGGCAGATGCGGATGATATCGTGATGACCGAGGCCGTAACCGCATGGCTGCCCGAAGGCGCATGGGAATCCATCGGCACCTTCAAGGTGAAGGGGCTCGATTTGGAATTGCCTCTTTTCCGAGTGAAAAAATCCAGCATCGGGCAAGTCGCCTAG
- a CDS encoding sterol desaturase family protein, giving the protein MVPKAVLVYAMPIFVLLIAWEMFRYRKSQRTFPWMEALVSMLMALTYVFFNQHSQPLLASVNHWFYSLRLFEIPADTVWGLILLFFAEEFAYYWLHRCGHEIRWLWASHSVHHSPNTITFSGAYRLSITGPITGLFLFFVPLFILGFSPVAVAGMFAVNLVYQFWLHTDWIPKLGWFEYVFNTPSHHRVHHATNDAYIDRNYGGILIIFDRMFGTFAEEKADVPLKYGLIGKEPTLNPLKLFFQEWLAIFHDVAAARSWRDRFFLAFGRPGWQPETAKESAASRPLMMRGSTGEPDIHESRPAG; this is encoded by the coding sequence ATGGTGCCCAAGGCTGTTCTTGTTTATGCAATGCCCATCTTCGTGCTGCTCATTGCCTGGGAAATGTTTCGCTATCGTAAGAGTCAAAGGACCTTCCCCTGGATGGAAGCCCTGGTATCCATGCTGATGGCCCTCACCTATGTCTTCTTCAATCAGCATTCGCAGCCCCTGCTCGCGAGCGTGAATCACTGGTTCTATAGCCTAAGGCTCTTTGAAATTCCGGCCGACACGGTCTGGGGACTCATCCTGCTTTTTTTCGCCGAGGAATTCGCCTACTACTGGCTGCACCGCTGCGGGCATGAAATACGCTGGCTCTGGGCCTCGCATAGCGTGCATCACTCGCCGAATACGATCACCTTTTCCGGGGCGTATCGCCTGAGCATCACAGGTCCGATCACGGGTCTTTTCCTGTTCTTCGTCCCGCTTTTCATCCTTGGCTTTTCACCTGTCGCCGTCGCTGGCATGTTTGCTGTGAACCTCGTTTATCAGTTCTGGCTGCATACCGACTGGATTCCCAAGCTCGGCTGGTTTGAATATGTCTTCAATACGCCGAGCCACCATCGGGTTCATCATGCCACCAATGACGCGTACATTGATCGCAACTACGGCGGCATCCTGATTATCTTCGATCGCATGTTCGGCACCTTTGCCGAGGAAAAAGCTGACGTTCCCCTGAAGTATGGTCTGATCGGCAAGGAGCCGACTCTGAATCCCCTGAAACTCTTCTTTCAGGAATGGCTGGCCATTTTCCACGACGTCGCGGCGGCCAGAAGCTGGCGGGATCGCTTTTTTCTGGCTTTTGGCCGTCCGGGATGGCAGCCTGAAACCGCGAAGGAAAGCGCGGCCTCAAGACCTTTGATGATGCGCGGCAGCACAGGAGAACCCGACATTCATGAATCGCGTCCTGCTGGTTGA
- a CDS encoding HAMP domain-containing sensor histidine kinase produces MRRLPLAFFAILTGASVLGLGFAWLMNVTLFGRPHGALLQLMAETAASGIDCEAPAQTPLFRQNADRGTLHYILLDAQGHILGQHGHIPADEAAVREGPAQSRWKADNPLRRESVWAKVAKVCGKDWTLWAWDPKNETYRHLLLPRQIILVVSCSSSIILVVLLAYLFLRKKGQEARKVLASIREGALGSRLVTRFWEPRLSLIMEFNHMAAAVEDSFSRLHEMEERRARLLSELAHDVRTPLASVRAAAETLSEFHAQLTPGQRQTLHQTLMLDVLYFQRLIDDLLILAQMERLDTTAPQQSTDLSMIVESLWPRMTEQYPALSATMAWPDPRPKTLIVPGDEPLIRRLLQNTLDNAFHYAQTYVALSIVCEDRQLTLKISNDAPPLSREDLQNWGHKRRQRIMTEKAGQPHTSLGLGSSIIVGVSRHLGGAARLEQNHTSPAGLAQITVIITLPWFNEST; encoded by the coding sequence ATGCGGCGACTTCCTTTGGCTTTCTTTGCAATTCTTACCGGGGCATCAGTCCTAGGCCTCGGCTTCGCATGGCTCATGAATGTCACGCTTTTTGGGCGACCTCACGGCGCTCTTCTGCAATTGATGGCAGAAACGGCCGCATCCGGCATTGACTGTGAAGCGCCTGCACAAACTCCACTTTTTCGTCAGAATGCGGACAGGGGCACTCTGCATTACATCCTGCTCGATGCCCAGGGACATATTCTGGGTCAGCACGGACATATTCCCGCGGACGAGGCAGCCGTCCGTGAGGGGCCTGCCCAGTCCCGCTGGAAAGCAGACAATCCTCTGCGCCGCGAGAGCGTGTGGGCGAAGGTGGCGAAAGTCTGCGGCAAGGACTGGACGCTTTGGGCCTGGGATCCAAAAAACGAAACCTACCGTCATCTGCTCCTGCCGCGACAGATTATTTTGGTCGTCTCCTGCAGCAGCTCCATTATCCTTGTCGTCCTTCTTGCCTATCTTTTCCTGCGAAAAAAGGGTCAGGAAGCCCGGAAGGTCCTCGCCTCGATTCGCGAGGGCGCCCTCGGCAGTCGCCTCGTGACAAGGTTCTGGGAGCCTCGCTTGTCCCTGATTATGGAATTCAATCATATGGCGGCGGCCGTCGAGGATTCCTTTTCCCGTCTGCATGAAATGGAAGAAAGGCGCGCGCGCCTCTTAAGCGAGCTCGCCCATGACGTGCGAACGCCTCTGGCCAGTGTGCGGGCCGCGGCGGAAACTTTGAGCGAATTTCATGCGCAGCTCACCCCTGGGCAGAGGCAGACGCTGCATCAAACGCTGATGCTCGATGTGCTTTATTTCCAGCGTTTGATTGATGACCTTCTGATCCTGGCCCAGATGGAAAGGCTCGATACCACAGCGCCGCAGCAGAGCACGGATCTTAGCATGATCGTGGAATCCCTCTGGCCCCGCATGACCGAGCAGTATCCCGCCCTTTCCGCGACTATGGCGTGGCCTGATCCCCGGCCAAAGACCCTGATTGTTCCCGGAGATGAGCCTTTGATTCGGCGGCTTTTGCAAAACACTCTGGATAACGCCTTTCACTATGCACAAACCTATGTCGCGCTGAGTATAGTGTGCGAAGACCGGCAGCTCACTTTGAAGATCAGCAACGACGCGCCGCCCCTTTCCCGCGAGGATCTGCAAAACTGGGGACATAAACGGCGTCAGCGCATCATGACGGAAAAAGCCGGCCAGCCGCATACCAGTTTGGGGCTGGGGTCCTCCATCATCGTCGGGGTCAGCCGTCACCTGGGGGGTGCGGCCCGGCTGGAACAGAATCATACAAGCCCCGCAGGACTTGCCCAGATCACTGTTATCATTACACTTCCCTGGTTCAATGAAAGCACCTGA
- a CDS encoding response regulator transcription factor, with the protein MNRVLLVEDDKRLGDSVKSNLELRGYAVTLCRTASHAREALLKENFAAGVLDIELPDGDGIALCEAMRLRDPELPILIITARSDENTALASLSAGADDHIRKPFGLRELGLRLEKLIQKRSRLTPQLRLGDLVLDLDDRKALFRQRDLGLSRKEFLLLRIFLENQDRLLTRSQLVNAMEGEEILQDRTIDSHISHLRKKLQHGLCDEVSITSVYGEGYRLLVKKSCPQV; encoded by the coding sequence ATGAATCGCGTCCTGCTGGTTGAAGACGATAAAAGACTCGGCGACAGCGTGAAGTCCAATCTGGAATTACGTGGCTATGCCGTGACGCTCTGCCGAACGGCGAGCCATGCGCGTGAGGCCCTGCTCAAAGAGAATTTCGCCGCGGGCGTCCTCGACATTGAACTGCCTGACGGTGATGGCATCGCGCTCTGCGAGGCCATGCGTCTTCGTGATCCTGAACTCCCTATCCTGATTATCACCGCCCGTTCGGATGAAAACACAGCCCTTGCCAGCCTCAGTGCAGGGGCCGATGATCATATCCGCAAGCCCTTTGGTCTGCGCGAGCTGGGCCTGCGCCTCGAAAAGCTGATCCAAAAACGCAGCCGCCTGACTCCTCAGCTCCGTCTGGGCGATTTGGTCCTGGATCTGGATGACAGGAAGGCCCTCTTCCGCCAGCGCGACCTTGGACTGTCCCGCAAGGAGTTTCTGCTTCTGCGTATATTTTTGGAGAACCAGGATCGACTTCTTACCCGCAGTCAGCTTGTGAATGCGATGGAAGGGGAAGAGATTCTGCAGGATCGAACCATTGATTCGCACATTTCGCACCTGCGCAAGAAACTTCAGCACGGACTTTGCGATGAAGTTTCCATTACTTCCGTTTATGGCGAGGGCTACCGCCTTCTTGTAAAAAAGTCCTGCCCTCAAGTATGA
- a CDS encoding PA14 domain-containing protein — translation MNQVYSRLCIALAISLALTACGESTQFREIPLGDPISAEQNPEMSPIPTIDQDKTDKTNKAENNPGYSGEENSPTAGDAPLDTDTPAQSDNPGQSETTAPTVRLFTDCEESPEKGIVANLYELPVNTAKLPDFSSLSSLRTVCLSQLNIKDRQFSEGFPGVEGLFEWFALDMQFKVNAPKAGLYEFSLAADDGAILWIDGAEIINNDGLHEVTTRTAKIYLTAGQHSFRVAYYQGPRWRIALELFWKVPGSTTRSYIPASAISRVE, via the coding sequence ATGAACCAGGTTTATTCGCGCCTTTGTATAGCGCTTGCCATTTCCCTGGCCTTGACGGCCTGCGGTGAATCCACTCAATTCCGGGAAATTCCCCTGGGCGACCCCATCTCTGCGGAACAAAATCCTGAGATGAGCCCGATACCAACCATCGATCAGGATAAAACGGACAAGACCAACAAGGCCGAAAATAATCCCGGCTATTCGGGTGAAGAGAATTCACCAACCGCAGGGGATGCGCCTCTGGATACGGATACTCCGGCCCAGTCGGATAATCCCGGGCAGTCGGAAACCACAGCGCCTACGGTCCGTCTTTTCACCGACTGTGAAGAGAGCCCGGAAAAAGGCATCGTGGCCAACCTCTATGAGCTTCCTGTGAATACGGCGAAGCTGCCTGACTTCAGCTCGCTTTCATCCCTGCGTACGGTTTGCCTGTCGCAGCTGAATATCAAGGATCGTCAGTTCTCGGAAGGCTTTCCTGGAGTCGAAGGACTCTTTGAATGGTTCGCCTTGGATATGCAGTTCAAGGTGAACGCTCCGAAGGCTGGTCTTTATGAATTCAGCCTCGCCGCTGATGATGGAGCCATCCTTTGGATAGATGGTGCTGAGATCATCAATAATGATGGTCTTCATGAAGTGACGACCCGCACGGCGAAGATCTATCTGACAGCGGGCCAGCACAGCTTCCGCGTGGCCTACTATCAGGGACCGCGCTGGAGGATCGCTCTGGAACTTTTCTGGAAAGTTCCCGGCAGCACGACCCGCAGCTATATTCCGGCCAGCGCCATCAGCCGGGTGGAATAA
- a CDS encoding DUF2079 domain-containing protein yields MESRPSQTRAQDLVSRFFILQSVLFLLPLATTWLHPVLLGNVRNSQILLVFIFIMIIVKKNITLDALLAWRCPPKLWNALALTSLLSFLATGVTHYLGLRLNGEDFSIFDWMLFNTNYREFMTSPICNMAAALDVCHHFAIHPTYIMIPLAFLHRIFEEPLFLITVHSLALWSAIIPLRALARHFLKHDVLVAAVLLAYLCNAYVGSILNHGFHVEVFFVPFGLALLRAWVARRTNWWVWLLLFLSVKEDGALYMIAMALAQMVLTPRDRRSYALFSVSLAVLALNLLLVQPYFLKVTGATVPSYLRFWGHLGSSKGEIIQTILTQPLSTVTMVLKSHWYILFGALLFVPFLSPLALAAMAPALLIYGLSNISHMREYATYYSAPLIPFLFFGLVEGGHRIMKRNLRVAPRLILIGTFLFALTGGGYQKFPLIAFQALWDLYEARNFLWTQARPLICAQTLLYPHLPYEWRIQPLSTECMQEPAALTVFLRNSRYDSYPIGAREFLALRASVPGMRLVKAWPSGLEIYQTLP; encoded by the coding sequence ATGGAAAGCCGTCCCAGCCAGACGCGGGCGCAGGACCTTGTCTCTCGATTTTTCATTCTTCAATCTGTGCTTTTTCTGTTGCCTTTGGCCACGACGTGGCTGCATCCGGTTTTGCTGGGCAATGTACGCAATTCGCAGATCCTGCTTGTTTTCATTTTTATCATGATCATCGTGAAAAAAAATATCACGCTGGATGCGTTACTCGCCTGGCGCTGCCCACCCAAGTTATGGAATGCACTGGCTCTGACGAGTCTTCTCTCCTTTTTAGCAACTGGTGTGACGCACTACCTTGGGCTGCGACTGAACGGCGAAGATTTCAGCATCTTCGATTGGATGCTCTTCAACACCAATTATCGTGAATTCATGACAAGCCCTATTTGCAATATGGCTGCAGCTCTGGATGTGTGTCATCATTTCGCCATTCATCCTACGTACATCATGATCCCACTCGCCTTCCTGCATCGCATTTTCGAGGAGCCCTTGTTTCTGATCACCGTGCACAGCCTTGCGCTCTGGTCGGCTATCATTCCCCTGCGGGCCCTGGCGCGGCATTTTTTAAAGCATGATGTGCTGGTGGCGGCGGTCCTGCTGGCCTATCTCTGCAATGCCTACGTCGGTTCCATTCTGAATCATGGCTTTCACGTCGAAGTCTTTTTCGTGCCCTTTGGCCTTGCTCTGCTGCGAGCCTGGGTCGCGCGGCGGACGAACTGGTGGGTCTGGCTCCTGCTCTTCCTGTCAGTGAAAGAGGATGGGGCGCTTTATATGATAGCGATGGCACTCGCTCAGATGGTTCTGACGCCAAGGGATCGGCGATCCTATGCTCTGTTCAGCGTGAGTCTCGCTGTCCTTGCTTTGAACCTTCTTCTGGTCCAGCCTTATTTCCTTAAGGTCACGGGCGCGACCGTGCCTTCGTATCTGCGTTTTTGGGGACACCTGGGAAGCAGCAAGGGCGAAATCATTCAGACGATTCTCACGCAGCCCCTGTCGACCGTCACCATGGTGCTCAAGTCGCATTGGTATATTCTGTTCGGAGCGCTGCTCTTTGTCCCGTTCCTCAGTCCTTTGGCTTTGGCGGCCATGGCTCCTGCGCTTTTGATCTATGGCCTCTCGAATATTTCGCACATGCGCGAATACGCGACCTACTATTCAGCGCCGCTGATTCCTTTTCTATTCTTTGGTCTGGTGGAAGGAGGGCACAGGATTATGAAGAGAAACCTGCGCGTCGCCCCGCGGCTGATTCTGATCGGCACATTCCTGTTTGCGCTGACGGGCGGTGGCTATCAGAAATTTCCCCTGATAGCCTTTCAGGCCCTGTGGGATCTCTATGAAGCCAGAAATTTTCTTTGGACCCAGGCGCGGCCTTTGATCTGCGCCCAGACGCTGCTCTATCCCCATCTGCCTTATGAGTGGAGGATTCAGCCGCTCTCGACGGAGTGCATGCAGGAACCTGCGGCGCTGACTGTATTTCTACGCAACAGCCGCTATGATTCCTATCCGATCGGAGCCCGGGAATTTCTCGCCTTGCGCGCAAGCGTTCCCGGCATGAGGCTGGTCAAGGCGTGGCCGTCGGGTCTTGAGATCTATCAGACGCTGCCTTGA